From Triticum urartu cultivar G1812 chromosome 2, Tu2.1, whole genome shotgun sequence, a single genomic window includes:
- the LOC125533850 gene encoding subtilisin-like protease, which produces MDNRIHGGCSPPRLALRVASVLLFLCVAATPAASHGPHGNDTGLHKNFLIIVRSPYVYDTKLYKNTSSWHASLLAEVCDMAKEAMENDPSSVTRLLYSYRNVVNGFSARLTVEELEEMKKKDWFYKAYPEKTYHLMTTHTPKMLGLMGEDRAGEGVWNTSNMGEGIIIGVLDDGIYAGHPSFDGEGMKPPPKKWTGRCDFNNTVCNNKLIGARSFFESAKWKWKGVDDPVLPINEGQHGTHTSSTAAGAFVPDANISGLAVGTAVGMAPRAHIAFYQVCFEQKGCDRDDILAAVDDAIEDGVDVLSMSLGGNPDTDFSEDPVSLGGYTAALNGVFVSTAAGNIGPNPATVANGAPWLLTVGASTTDRRFAATVKLGSGDELDGESLSEVKDYGKELRPLARDVGDGKCTSDTVLSAENVTGKIVICETGGTPSTTKAKMVEKAGGFGMIVVTPEVFGPVIIPRPHVVPTVQVPYKVGQKLKTYVQSEKEATANFILKGTSFDTPRSPMMAPFSARGPNLQSRGILKPDIIGPGVNILAGVPGIADLVLPPKAEMPKFDVKSGTSMSCPHLAGVAALLKNAHPTWSPAAIKSALMTTTETTDNKKKPFADVDGTQATYFATGAGHVNPKKAMDPGLVYNLSASDYVPYLCGLNYTDQQVNSIIHPEPAVDCTKITKIGEKDLNYPSITIIIDKADTTVNATRAVTNVGVASSTYEMEVEVPKSVTVEVTPTKLEFKELDEVLNYTVSVKAAAVPEGAVEGQLKWVSSKHIVRSPILILPGDGEEEATSGAEGPSAHVSSLLE; this is translated from the coding sequence ATGGACAATCGAATCCATGGAGGATGCTCGCCGCCGCGTCTCGCCCTCCGCgtcgcctccgtcctcctcttcctGTGCGTAGCTGCGACCCCGGCGGCGAGCCATGGCCCCCATGGCAATGACACCGGCCTGCACAAGAACTTCCTCATCATCGTGCGCAGCCCGTACGTGTACGACACGAAGCTGTACAAGAACACGTCGAGCTGGCATGCGTCGCTCCTGGCCGAGGTGTGCGACATGGCCAAGGAGGCGATGGAGAATGACCCCTCCTCCGTCACCCGGCTCCTATACTCCTACCGCAACGTCGTCAATGGTTTCTCCGCCCGTCTCACGGTGGAGGAGCTGGAGGAAATGAAAAAGAAGGACTGGTTTTATAAGGCCTATCCTGAGAAGACGTACCACCTCATGACCACGCACACGCCCAAGATGCTGGGGCTCATGGGCGAGGACCGCGCCGGGGAAGGCGTCTGGAACACCAGCAACATGGGCGAGGGCATCATCATCGGGGTCCTCGACGACGGCATCTACGCCGGCCACCCGTCGTTCGACGGCGAGGGGATGAAGCCGCCGCCCAAGAAGTGGACTGGCCGGTGCGACTTCAACAACACCGTGTGCAACAACAAGCTCATCGGCGCGCGGTCCTTCTTCGAGTCGGCCAAGTGGAAGTGGAAGGGCGTCGACGACCCGGTGCTCCCGATCAACGAGGGCCAGCACGGGACGCACACGTCCAGCACCGCCGCCGGCGCGTTCGTGCCCGACGCCAACATATCCGGCCTCGCGGTGGGCACGGCGGTCGGCATGGCGCCCCGCGCGCACATCGCCTTCTACCAGGTGTGCTTCGAGCAGAAGGGCTGCGACCGGGATGACATACTCGCGGCGGTCGACGATGCCATCGAGGACGGCGTCGACGTGCTCTCTATGTCTCTTGGCGGGAACCCGGACACTGACTTCTCGGAGGACCCCGTCTCGCTCGGCGGATACACCGCTGCCCTCAACGGCGTGTTCGTCAGCACGGCGGCTGGCAACATCGGCCCGAACCCGGCAACCGTCGCCAACGGGGCACCCTGGCTTCTCACCGTGGGGGCGAGCACCACCGACAGGCGGTTCGCGGCCACCGTGAAGCTTGGCAGTGGAGATGAACTTGACGGCGAGTCGCTCAGCGAAGTCAAGGACTACGGGAAGGAGCTGCGGCCGTTGGCGCGCGACGTGGGCGACGGTAAGTGCACCAGCGACACCGTGTTGAGTGCGGAGAACGTCACCGGGAAGATCGTCATTTGCGAGACTGGCGGCACCCCTAGCACCACCAAGGCCAAAATGGTCGAAAAGGCCGGAGGGTTCGGCATGATCGTCGTCACCCCTGAGGTGTTTGGCCCGGTGATCATCCCGAGGCCCCACGTCGTCCCGACGGTGCAAGTGCCCTACAAAGTCGGGCAGAAGCTCAAGACCTACGTGCagtccgagaaagaagccacggCGAACTTCATCTTGAAAGGAACGTCGTTCGACACCCCGCGGTCGCCGATGATGGCGCCCTTCTCGGCGCGGGGGCCGAACCTGCAAAGCCGGGGGATTCTAAAGCCTGACATCATCGGCCCGGGAGTGAACATACTCGCGGGCGTCCCCGGCATCGCGGACTTGGTGTTGCCGCCCAAAGCAGAGATGCCCAAGTTCGACGTCAAGTCCGGCACGTCCATGTCGTGCCCGCACCTCGCCGGGGTCGCCGCGCTGCTGAAGAACGCGCACCCGACGTGGTCGCCCGCCGCCATCAAGTCGGCGCTGATGACGACCACCGAAACCACCGATAACAAGAAGAAACCGTTCGCCGACGTGGACGGCACGCAGGCGACGTACTTTGCCACGGGCGCCGGGCACGTGAACCCGAAGAAAGCCATGGACCCGGGGCTGGTGTACAACCTGTCGGCGTCGGACTACGTCCCCTACCTGTGCGGGCTCAACTACACGGACCAGCAGGTGAACTCGATCATCCACCCGGAGCCGGCGGTGGACTGCACCAAGATAACAAAGATCGGCGAGAAGGACCTCAACTACCCGTCGATCACCATCATCATCGACAAGGCAGACACCACCGTGAACGCCACCCGCGCGGTGACCAACGTCGGTGTGGCAAGCTCGACGTACGAGATGGAGGTTGAGGTGCCGAAATCGGTGACGGTGGAAGTGACGCCGACGAAGCTGGAGTTCAAGGAGCTGGACGAGGTCTTGAACTACACGGTCTCCGTCAAGGCGGCGGCCGTGCCGGAAGGCGCCGTCGAAGGGCAGCTCAAGTGGGTCTCCAGCAAGCACATCGTGCGAAGCCCGATCCTCATATTGCCCGGCgacggggaggaggaggccacgTCGGGAGCTGAGGGGCCTTCAGCTCATGTTAGTTCTTTGCTCGAGTGA